The DNA region CCCCTAGTCTTTCATTACATCACTATAGTAGAGACCATTCAATGAACCCTTGAACCCAGTCCTCGTATCGCGAGCGCGAACGGTGCTTTTTTATCATTCAGTTATAAGATATGgtagacaaataaaaaatttctgaTCAAAATAGTGTTGTTAAGACCTGAGTTTATATCACTCGATCGATAAAAATTTAGACTAAAATAGTGTAGTTAAGACCTGGATTTGTATCACTAGGACACTAGGTTGACTACTTGGCTAAGTCTCTCAAGTCCCAACACTCTTGTACACAAATTAGAGTCCGGAGGATACCCTAaccaaaatgactaaaaatacaaatttgtaaCCACAAGTTACGAGTTCAAATCGCAGCCTTCTTGGTTTAAGCTaatcagctatggacaacctagattGTTTTACCTCATTGTGATATTTTGCCAACTAAAGTCACAATGCGAGATTTACTTAAGACACACTTCTGGGTAGTAACTACGAGTTTCTTTTGTCAcccaaaatttattattaaaaaaaaaaaaagaaaaaaaaagtctgcTATACCACTAACTGGAGAATTAGAAGTGTTATCTCCCCATTCACACAAATTATTGTAGGGCATGGGTCCATGTTGAAAGGTTTGACAAAGAAACATTCAACATCAGTGGCTCATGAATCATGCCATACAAAATTTCATGATAACTTGTAGcaacaaaaacagaaaaatcaTGACATCCAAAATACTAATGATAACTTGTAGcaacaaaaacagaaaaactGTAAAAGGGAAAATGAGACAGCAAAATATATCTAAATGACCATCATCTCCTCTCCTtcaaattacaattacaataaagggaaagaagaatGAGAAACCCTAAATGTTACAATTTGAAGGCTAAGGCAAATCCTAACTTACAATCCAAAGAGGGGATTGTCTTTGGACCTTTTTTCtactctttggtgattattgtttTGGATCAACTTCCCTCAAATTCATCACCCCATtacatatagatatatacaCATTACATGATTGATTCATTAGGGGAAGACGAATCGCATATAAGGCAAATGACAAGACTAGAGTTTTCCGACTCTATATACACAGGTAACTGCTAAAAAAGAAATTGGTTTAGTAATTCTCACCCAAAAATCTACATTTCTCACTGATTTTGATTTATTGCCCTGTCCGCATCTCTTCATGGACATCTCCGATTCTAAGCTACAGCCGAAACCCTGCAGTTCCCATTGCAGTTGAAGCCTTCAATTCTCACCGGAGCTGGCTTGTGCCCAAACTTCATCCCGCACCCACCTCCATTCTTACGAGCAGAGGAGGGCGAGGAGGATGGcagtggtggtgatggtgaagTTAACGTTGCAAGTGGTGGAACAAAATTTTCCTTGCTGAAATGGGCATCTTGAATCAGGGGATTTGATGCCCTGCTCGGTGGCGACCCAAAGAAAAATGGCGGTGACGAAGCCCCCTCACGAATATTGAGTTTTCCAGCACCAGAAGTCTCCTGTTTCATATAACAATCTATACATGTCAATTGAACCAACCACAACATAGTACCAACAGTCTATAATAAAGCCTCAAAACCTCAAATATACTAGCTGCTCTACGAAACAACAGTAAAACCTTAATTAAACTAACAATCAGTAGTATATAGCACAGAAAGATATTTGTGAAGTACCTAtgctattttcttttgttaaaaTCCAAAAGGTAACtactaataattaaacaaaacagaaaacaaTAAGATTAATTGAAAACAGAACTGAAACCTCAACTAGAAGAGTCAGAAGCATATAATTCACTGTAATTTCCTACTAAGACCTAGAAAATGAAAGAAGAGAATAACAAAACCGAACAACACATAAGTCATAACAtctaaagaacaaaaaaaaaaaaactcctttTTACTTCCATGATGATAAGAACATAGCTTATATTTTTGCAAAAATTTATTGAGCAAAAGCAAGACAGAAATCATATGAACTATGGGGCAATAGAATACCCTGGCGAGTATAATGTCCAGAATCTCAGTCCCAGCATCTGAATCACAAGCCTTCATTTGTCCACTGATACAAGACACAAAGAAAACCAAATCCACCAAAAACGAAGATCAGAAAATGAACTCtcatcttaaaaaaataaataaataaataaattaaatttaaaaaaaaaattaacctgaATTCCAGAAAACAGAAAGGTCTGATGGATTCATTAACTCTGCGAGGCTTGGGGCACACAACACCATTTGAGATTGAAGAGTATCCTCCTGAAGCCCTCATCATCATTTTCCCCTCTCTTGCCCTCGTCACTAATCCAattcctgcaaaaaaaaaaccacaaatcCTTTTTTTCAGAttcacaaccaaaaaaaaaaaggaaaaaacctATACGCAAAGATATATACAAATGCTAAACAGATTACAAGGCCGATTATACGGTGACAACACGAATTGAAACAAAAAGGGCATACGTATTATCGCAAAATAACAGGTTTCAGAGAGGAGAAAGAGAGTAGAGAGACCTTAGGGCTAGGAGTCAGAGAGAGAGGCGAAGAAGCAGGAGGAGAAATGGAAGAGAGATTTTAAGGGGACGGCGGAGAACACTGAAAATCGAGGGATTTGGGGACTATTCATAtacgaggaagaagaagaagaagaagaagaaaagggggATGCGTACAATCCAGGGATGAAAATCTGCATCAGCTTAGGTCACGTTTTGACCGGTAGAGATTTAGTGGCTCCTGGCTTGATTTAGGTTGAACAAATTTTGTCCAATTATCTTTTCATGTGTTTTCAACCTTAATTTTACACTTCATATAATATTTGTTAAGGCGCACATATAGTGCACGTCTTAATGAAAAGCtattttaaaagatttaaaaGACTAGTTAACTAATTGAAATGAAagtgttttgtaaaattaattgttgaattactTGATAAGtataaaaagacataaaatgataaaattaagaTATTAGGGGCCTATTTaccaaaagaaaattattttctattttctgtttttcaaattttcagttttcattctctatttttcattctctatttaacacttatttttttaaatttatttttttagattaacattataaaattaacaataaataaaaatatatccgaaccaataacctattaagttcacataaaatttactttagataatattaatattttttgagctaacatttaaaatatgtttggatatatttatttgaatgacatgtatataatatataatttttattttgaactctggtatagtaaacatgttttttgttttctgttttctaattttctaaatttccagaaaactggagaaaatttccCGTTTGTAAAGAGGCCCCtagaattttgattaatgaagggtAGATGgtttcatttttgtaaattaataaacattaaaaaaaaggataaaaaatcaatagcttattttgaaacttgggatagcattttaaaataagttattattttaaactccaCATGTTTACTAACAAGAGTTTATAACTTTtttgtagtttaaaataaactataaattcTAACAAACAGAGCCATATTATTTactctatacatttttttttttggattgttGGGAGGGGAGCCCCAAGAGAGCCTACTGCTCCTTACTTCAAGAGCTATATTATCTTTTAAAGCGTTTAGAGTTGTTTGGAAACCTAAAAAAATGTTgtctagaaaataatttttagaaaataacttattttccgaaaaaaaattctaatgttTAGCTGAAAATTCGAAaactatatttttctatttggtagaaagtaaagaaattgtatttttctgtttggttcatttttccaaaaataaatataataataataataataataataataataataataataataataggtggTAGCGGTGGTGATGATAGTGTGTGGGATTGGCAATTTGGTAGcagtaataataatttgaaaactagtttgttgagaaaaaaattcaaaaaataacttttgtaagtcatttttcaaattttcaaaaagacTCTtaattcaagaaatatttttacatcATGTGAGTCTTTggaaaataacaatttaataactttttgagtactactgactctgttacaatgtagtatctgttcatagctactttcttaacctactgaaacacaaagagtcaacagttgcctccactgaggctcgaacccaatcccatcatccatgtgggaatgtaaataaaatttaaaaataaaaaataaaaactagatcaaagaactaaaataaattgttgataACAACTTATTGATCAtaatcaatataaaaaaaaaaaaaacgttgaaTATTTTGATTGTGAAACTTAAATTTACCTTTCAAACATGCTGCTCTCTCTTCTAAAATGAAGAGTGGTTCATGCAATCTTTGGCGCCAAATAAGTTCATCACCAATTTAGTAGTTCTTGCAATAGCTGACACCAAGTTCATCACCAATTTAGTAGTTCTTGCAATCTTTGACATCAAGGGTCCTACAACTCAAATACTAGACATCAAACCCATTGACATCCATTTCCACTTGAAATAGTGTATATACCCAAAACATCTTTTCTAGCAGCACACAAAGTAATTGTAACgaaagaaaattagagaaaaaaaaacttacaaaataaattagacATACCGTGAAAATTAGTAAATTGATTGGCATCAGTCTAGGAACTTCTACTCCCTTCGTCCCGAATTGGTTGTCTCATTTgtttttgcacgctttttaagaaacTAAAGTAGATGTACTGTGCTTTCCAATTATGCCatcactttttcacttttggaaataaaagcagtaaagaaagcaaaagtcataagggtaaattggggaaagtagaatgatggtgatgttcaattttggaaagatgacaacattttgggacaaagtaaaaaaaaaaagaaagtaagataggtaaaatgggacagatgaaGTATTATTTATGCTGTCAAATGCCAACCATCGCCGCTCTCTTGCTTATCCATCCCACCCTATACCGGCCATGTATCCACAACCGATGTACATGGCGGCCCCAACCGCACCGGATGTGGTGCTTGCAAGGGGGCTCGGGGGAAGGGAACTCGAGCTTCGTCGAGGGCAATTAGAGCGCAAAGCGCCTGCAAGTCATCCTAAGCATTCTCCCCAACCTCGTCGGCTAGTGCAGACCTGGTTGGGTCTGGGAGAGGGATCTGAGGCGAATTCCAGCCTAAGAAGAAGGGCTTTTGATTGTATCTAGCTGCTAGTGCGAGAACGATTGGGAGTGTTGGCAGAGGAGCGAATGTCTGTGGATCGTGCGATTGAAAGTCGACGAGGAGACTCTGATGAGAGTAGTGCGTTGAATCAAAACGGAATTTGCACATAAGAAGAGAATGAAAGTGTTGTGGGATTGTGGGTCTTagggtttttaattttttatattattgcttaatttttaaaattctagcTATTTTACATCTAATTTGACAAACTTTtgttgtttgacttggtcaaacaactaaaattgatgtttggtAACTAAGCTTATTGGTCAGATCAACCATTTTTCAAAATGCTAATCTAGGCAGGGTTTTGTATAACTTATTGcatttaacatttaaaaatcaaaattacctCTGAATCTTTTCTTCATCTGGCGTACAAATCTCTCTTCACAAATTTTTACAGCAAATTGAAGAAATCGAAAAAACAACACAAGTTAAGTCTTCATCCTCACACTACCATGActaaaaattcaacaaaataaCCGCTAACCTTTAGTTCTTGCCATCATTCATTTCCAAATTTCCCCGCCAATTCAAGGCCATCCACGCCATCAATTTTTGTGTTGATTTTGCTAAAAACCACGCTATGGATATGAATTGAAGCTACACTTGGTCTCCAAAGTCCTTTGCATTTTCATCATGCTGGTGTTGATTTTCACCATTGCCGTTGTTGGTGTTTATTTTCGTCGTTCTCTACTTCTCCTGGTGCGGCGCTAGGCTTTTGGAAAGAAAAGAATAATGAATTAGGGTTGATTTGATTTACTTAAATGGCTTTAATTTGGATCAATAGctacatatttttataattacaacTTAACCCTAAacttctaataataataataatattattattattattattattattattattattattgttattattattattattattatattagattagattatGTGACTTGTGAAAATTCCACAACTTTTGTAATTATTAGGTATACTAGTTTTTtacgtgcattgcgcgaatgagataatgcccaatgtttattattaaatataagtattttaaagtatatcaatgcaagattatataggagatgttcatgcatatgtaattgaatgttgaatttatttatttaaaccggtaattcaaaatttatgaatgcaaaataatatatgagagattgattataattgtcactcaaataaatgtttataattttgtaaaaatgctaATCTAAATAATCAGTCTAAAAATGCTtgtatagtataaataaatactactttttcgtttgaatttctctatgCCTTTTTAATTCGTTTtcgggtagcattgtcattgtctttatctttaatacttatttaaaaaaaaattatttattggtatttggtaatgtgtcatgtgtAATTGAGTTATTGTAGTAGTATAGAGGGtagcgtcatgcaatgagattatgtagaaagttgtggatttgtctcgttgtgtttgtatatatgactaAGATTTTAGTTGTACTATAAACTTTTAATCTTGAAAgcgcctattgatatttgaaAGTGGTAATTTTTTTCCTACATGTTTTATGTGCTGTGAGATGAgtgtcgtacattctcatgtgaaagtgttgaacaaaatattaatatttattatatttgtagaatgttaatgagtagtacattttgttctagtttcataacttgtttacttgatagtaataACAATAACTTTGCAGGTAGTCCGAATATTGATGCTACAATAtgtccagtttcatcaacaatttctacattcattttgcacatgtttttgaagttcatattttttaaattagtatgaTTGAgcgtagtacttgattttgtgtgtgtgtgtgtttttttttttttttttgttgatttgatattaATCTTGGAGTACTCACTGTTGCCTTTTCATCAtaatgcatgcagttaaatagtttgtcactttgtgcataaacatttttaaacagtggttacatcctatatactaattatttttgttgtcaagatcgATGTTggttttgtctttaatccaaacaggctgattgtagaaattgaaatgaattgtaaatttacattagttctaatatatttaaagagtgcacaataagtattttacatacaagattaatgaatgctgcaacaatagctatttttcaaaattttctttttctgaatttgaaagattgattccaacaatgttgtagtttcaacattttttcaatgcatcaagtatGTCACgatgttctattgccctacattaacatttttaataatgagttttaaatcaatttattgggttatttgaatgtcttctttgtcaacaaatccctccctaagtagttaatatgattggcttcaaactattttttttttaattttttccatgttattaacgtaatacttggtaaataaatatataacattattttttagtataactttgatatttaattacaagatagtgtaaaaaaacaatgaacaatgtattgaatataattaattttgaaggtaatgaatctttgtattgtagaaaatatagacaatataactgatgaaattatatctctttttaaattttttgatagtgaatattgttttttgaataaaggcattgtagacatcgaattataaattaaagaaatacatatgtatttttttttgtaactactaatttatttaatttaataagagtaatagagtgtgatacttacttttgaataataattaatatactctaacatatacgtagtatatgttcaataatttgccaactttGATTATGAtagggttcgaacctaagaccttacttataaaaattaatggttaagttaaaagttaacggaaaagataatatttaacggaaaatttaatggataatcatataattaaggataaattaggaaatctcaaggaaaaatataaatttaaacaatttgaaccatccatttgatttaataatttgaccgctattttttctacccattataggctTAACTTTCttggctcttattagtgtgtgtgtgtgtgtgtgtatatatatattgattaattttattatgaattatttaGATGAATAAACTCAAGATAATATGATTTTATTACAAAATGTTTGAATACATGAAACATAGTTATATTTGATAAAGCCTTgcaatttaaaagttttcacttttcacatTGTCATACATTTGAGATTCAATATAAAAGTCACAAATTAATTTCTATTCCTttataaaacaacaaaaaaataagtaaataaacaatatatatcttcatctacaaatctaataagagccaataaaattAGGCTCCTTACGTGAACATAAAAATAttggtgtaattgtttgttgaaattaatagttcatattatttttattttaggcaCTAAAATTGTAGTGAAGCACACCGGGAGActaatcaaatcaagaatttatTTATGGTAGAAGTGGCAACAAGATGAAGCATGGATCACGCCAATTAATAGagttttgtgttgcaaaaactATGCTTGGGTACTATCCAGTGAGGGTGTTTCCCTCTAAAACAATTATTGCACCAACTAATTCAACATTTATGCCACATGTCATAGTTAtacatttttgaaatatttacttttatgaaaattttgataatcttgcattgatatatgtCATGATACCAAATAATACTTTGATAAATTCtgaaacatttatttaaaaatacacaatggATATTGGACTATTTGCACAATGCGCGTATggtaagtaatatatatatatatatatatatatatatatatatatatatatatatatatatatatatatatgcagccATGTATGGGAGTGTCTTTAGTAGTGTTGAATGCCAACGCTCAACAACCCACAATTTTTAATAGATTCATATATAAGTCAAAAATCAaggtatatatgtaatataacaCCCCAAAACGGCTACATTCAATGCATTGTTAGAGTCATCGATATGGGTGACAAGGTACTTATGACACTGCTTAAAACAAGGGTTCGCAAAAATATAATTCCCGAAATTAATGAAAAGTCATAGATAATTTCAAGAAGGTTTGAGCGTTTTGACGAAATTAGTTGAAATTCCTAACATCTAcattaaatgtttgaaaaatgatgtttttatcccaaaattatattgaaacaaTGAACTCAGTTGTCTAATTATTATACGTTTCTCcacttttaatttgttagttGTTAGGGTAGTGGTGGTAGATTTAAGTGTTAGTTGTTAGGTAGATGGTGGATTTAACTCATTGGAATTGCCATAATCTCCATCAGAATCAGGAGAATTAACATGGGGATATTAATTTGAAGAAATCATgtctattttctctttttccctCCCAGGCCATTATCCTTGTTATACACTCTGGATGGGCAGTAAAAATAACTACATAATTTTGTGCCAAATCTCCAATTATGAACCctaaaggtgtgtttggttcatgacaATCATGGATTTACATATTAGGAATGACATAGTATTTggttgataattttttaaaacacaactatgagttTTGGTTATCCTTTCAGTTAAAAatttcattccctaattaaaaagggaTAACATTCgatcttattggtaatctaatttttaagtttgaattagtactttaagggtgtgtttggttcgcatatgggaatcagaatcggaatgagaatcaaacacttgttattttgttaatggtaatggattttggtaaaaatattttgcatgtttggtagtagggtggaattgaaatgattagTACATGTTTAGTTATGTATGAccttataatgggaataaaggttttaaaaatacaaaaattaaaaatgaagacaattaatcctaatataataacatccaaagcaccaatatgaacaaaaaaatcaaaacaaaaatctaaaatcactaatccaaacttaaaaatcaaattatcaataagatggaataatacacgtttttaattagggaatgagatcgatttttaattgaagaggtaatcaaatctcatagttgtgttttaaaaagttgtcaaccaaacactaactatgatttggATTCCCATTATTGATGTGGAAagccatgaaccaaacacacccttagatttttattttgatttttttttgtaaatattatcttgatgctttggatgtcattatataagatcaattgccttgaattttttttaaaaaatatttattg from Ipomoea triloba cultivar NCNSP0323 chromosome 6, ASM357664v1 includes:
- the LOC116021821 gene encoding uncharacterized protein LOC116021821, which encodes MMMRASGGYSSISNGVVCPKPRRVNESIRPFCFLEFSGQMKACDSDAGTEILDIILARETSGAGKLNIREGASSPPFFFGSPPSRASNPLIQDAHFSKENFVPPLATLTSPSPPLPSSSPSSARKNGGGCGMKFGHKPAPVRIEGFNCNGNCRVSAVA